In the Oncorhynchus nerka isolate Pitt River linkage group LG2, Oner_Uvic_2.0, whole genome shotgun sequence genome, one interval contains:
- the LOC115141144 gene encoding probable Bax inhibitor 1 isoform X1 codes for MNMFDRNIHFDSLFKFSQISRSTQLHLKNVYSSLALCMFVAAAGAYVHVITRLFQGGLLTIMGSLAMMVWLTMTPHCPQTEKKRLAILSGFAFFTGVGLGPTMDYIISINPSIIVTAFLGTSIIFVCFTLSALYAQRRSFLFLWGTLTSGLSILLLVSFLNMFLGSVMLFKAHIYLGLAIMCGFVLFDTQLIIEKAEMGDKDYIWHSVDLFLDFVTIFRKLMVILAMNEKQDNKKKK; via the exons ATGAACATGTTTGATCGGAATATACATTTTGATTCCCTTTTTAAATTTTCCCAAAT CTCCCGCTCCACTCAGCTGCACCTGAAGAATGTCTACTCCAGCCTGGCCCTGTGCATGTTTGTGGCTGCAGCTGGAGCCTACGTCCACGTCATCACCAGACTATTCCAG GGTGGGCTGTTGACAATAATGGGCTCCCTGGCCATGATGGTCTGGCTGACGATGACCCCCCACTGCCCTCAGACGGAGAAGAAGAGACTGGCTATCCTCTCTGGCTTTGCCTTCTTCACAG GTGTTGGTTTGGGCCCAACCATGGATTACATCATCTCTATTAACCCTAG CATCATAGTTACAGCCTTCCTGGGGACCTCCATCATCTTTGTGTGCTTCACACTGAGTGCTCTTTACGCCCAGCGTAGGAGCTTCCTCTTCCTCTGGG GTACTCTGACATCCGGATTGTCCATCCTGCTCCTGGTCTCTTTCCTCAACATGTTCCTGGGGTCTGTCATGTTGTTCAAG gcTCACATATACCTTGGCCTGGCCATCATGTGTGGATTTGTGCTATTTGACACTCAACTCATCATTGAGAAGGCTGAGATGGGAGACAAAGACTACATATG GCACTCTGTGGATCTCTTCTTGGACTTTGTGACTATCTTCAGGAAGCTAATGGTTATTCTGGCCATGAATGAGAAG CAGGACaacaagaagaagaagtaa
- the LOC115146084 gene encoding ly6/PLAUR domain-containing protein 1-like: MQSFVLLASLCGCVLCSGWPFQMQCYHCEETLLDNDCSAPKFIVNCTANIQNACQKEVIVGENGVSYRKTCASFSTCLIVSAGYQSFCVPGRMGSVCISCCNTPLCNGPRPPRISLAPTHPPTRPTTLLIITVAMGTLP; the protein is encoded by the exons ATGCAATCGTTTGTTCTCCTTGCTTCTCTATGTGGATGCGTCCTCTGCTCAG GCTGGCCTTTTCAGATGCAGTGTTATCACTGTGAAGAGACTCTGTTGGACAATGACTGTTCAGCTCCAAAGTTCATTGTCAACTGCACAGCAAACATCCAGAATGCCTGTCAGAAGGAGGTGATTGTGGGTGAAAATG gtgtgtccTACAGGAAGACCTGTGCCTCTTTCTCCACCTGTCTGATCGTATCAGCAGGGTATCAGTCCTTCTGCGTCCCGGGTCGGATGGGCTCTGTCTGCATCAGCTGCTGTAACACCCCCCTCTGCAACGGACCCCGCCCCCCCAGGATTTCCCTGGCCCCCACCCATCCTCCCACTAGACCCACTACTCTCCTCATCATCACTGTTGCCATGGGAACACTTCCCTGA
- the LOC115141156 gene encoding advillin-like — protein MEYTFRAVSHNPGIIIWRIEKMELVQVPEKSHGNFYEGDCYILLSTQKVGSSLSYDIHYWIGSQSSQDEQGAAAVYTIQLDEFLGSGPIQHREAQNHESDAFRGYFKQGVIYKKGGVASGMKHIETNSYDIQRLLHVKGKKRVSAMEVEMSWKSFNLGDVFLLDSGKTIIQWNGPESNRQERLKGMLLAKDIRDRERGGRTEIGVIEGEAEANSSKLMDILTSILGQRTSKLPSGMPDELADQQQKAQLTLYHVSDAEGQMKVIEVATRPLVQDMLNHDDCYFLDQGGVKIFVWKGKRANKAERQAAMSRALEFIKLKNYPTTTNVETVNDGAESALFKQLFQSWSVKDQTVGLGKTHSVGRVANVTQEKFDATRMHVMPDVAAQERMVDDGTGQVQVWRIEDLELVPVESQWHGFFYGGDCYLVLYTYEVHNKLNYLLYMWQGRHASQDEIAASAFQAVALDQKYGDQPVQVRITMGKEPRHFMAMFKGKMVIFEGGTSRKGTSDPEPPIRLFQVRGSDASNTKAIEVPALAASLNSNDVFLLRSQSGIHLWCGKGSSGDERAMAKEVSSVIGQHSTAEEIVAEGQEPVEFWDLLGGKAPYANDKRLQQAALDHQQRLFECSNKTGRFIVTEVTQFTQDDLSEDDVMLLDTWDQVFLWVGNEANELERKEAVVTSQEYLRTHPGSRDPDTPVLLIKQGYEPPTFTGWFTAWDPSKWSGGKTYEELKKELGEVTFLVRITNEQNGVETKKNFQSYPPKDLINKLANELPKGVEPTQKEKHLSDSDFSAIFGMSKNLFASLPIWKQLSIKKGKGLF, from the exons ATGGAGTACACATTCAGAGCAGTATCCCACAATCCTGGGATTATAATCTGGCGAATCGAG AAAATGGAGCtggtgcaggtccctgaaaaatCACATGGAAACTTCTACGAGGGCGACTGCTACATCCTACTCTCT ACCCAGAAAGTGGGTAGTTCTCTCTCCTATGACATCCACTACTGGATCGGCTCCCAGTCCAGTCAGGATGAACAGGGTGCGGCCGCAGTCTACACCATCCAGCTGGATGAGTTCCTGGGATCAGGGCCCATCCAGCACCGCGAGGCCCAGAACCATGAGTCGGATGCCTTCCGGGGATACTTCAAACAAGGGGTCAT cTATAAGAAGGGTGGGGTGGCATCAGGAATGAAACACATAGAGACCAACAGTTATGACATCCAGAGACTGCTGCATGTGAAAGGGAAGAAAAGGGTCAGCGCCATGGAG gtagagatGAGCTGGAAAAGCTTCAATCTTGGGGATGTCTTTCTGTTGGACTCTGGTAAAACCATCATTCAGTGGAATGGACCAGAGAGCAACAGACAGGAGAGGCTCAAG GGCATGCTGCTGGCTAAAGACATTCGGGACAGGGAGCGAGGGGGTCGGACGGAGATAGGGGTGATAGAGGGGGAAGCAGAAGCAAATTCCTCTAAACTGATGGACATCCTGACTAGCATCCTGGGGCAACGGACCTCCAAGCTGCCCAGTGGAATGCCTGATGAATTAGCTGACCAACAACAGAAAGCACAGCTTACTCTGTACCA TGTGTCTGATGCTGAGGGCCAGATGAAAGTCATAGAAGTTGCCACTAGGCCACTGGTTCAGGACATGTTGAATCATGAC GACTGTTATTTCCTAGACCAGGGAGGGGTGAAGATCTTTGTGTGGAAGGGGAAGCGAGCCAAcaaggcagagagacaggctgcCATGTCCAGAGCTTTG GAGTTCATTAAGCTGAAGAACTATCCCACCACCACCAATGTGGAGACAGTGAATGATGGGGCAGAGTCTGCCCTCTTTAAGCAGCTGTTCCAGAGCTGGAGTGTGAAGGATCAGACTGTAGGCCTGGGCAAAACACACAGTGTGGGGAGAGTGG CCAACGTCACTCAGGAGAAGTTTGATGCAACACGGATGCATGTGATGCCAGATGTAGCAGCACAGGAGCGCATGGTGGATGATGGCACTGGCCAAGTGCAG GTGTGGCGTATCGAGGACCTGGAGCTGGTCCCAGTGGAATCCCAGTGGCATGGCTTCTTCTATGGAGGAGACTGCTACTTGGTCCTCTACACTTATGAGGTCCACAACAAACTCAACTACCTCCTTTACATGTGGCAG GGGCGTCATGCCTCTCAGGATGAGATAGCGGCATCTGCCTTCCAGGCCGTGGCCCTGGATCAAAAGTATGGTGACCAGCCTGTACAAGTAAGGATCACCATGGGCAAGGAACCCAGACACTTCATGGCCATGTTCAAGGGTAAAATGGTTATATTTGAG GGTGGTACCTCCAGAAAAGGGACATCTGACCCAGAGCCCCCCATCAGATTGTTCCAGGTCCGCGGTTCTGATGCCTCCAACACCAAAGCCATCGAGGTGCCGGCCCTGGCAGCCTCGCTCAACTCAAACGATGTCTTTCTGCTGAGGAGCCAGTCCGGGATTCACCTGTGGTGTGGCAAG GGATCAAGTGGGGATGAGAGAGCCATGGCTAAGGAGGTCAGTTCTGTAATTGGACAGCACTCAACTGCTGAGGAGATCGTGGCGGAGGGTCAGGAGCCTGTTGAATTCTGGGATTTACTTGGAGGGAAGGCTCCTTATGCCAACGACAAGAG ACTACAGCAGGCTGCTCTGGATCATCAGCAGCGTCTCTTTGAATGCTCCAATAAGACTGGCCGTTTCATCGTTACCGAGGTGACCCAGTTCACACAGGATGACCTCAGCGAGGATGATGTCATGCTGCTAGACACGTGGGACCAG GTTTTCCTCTGGGTAGGGAATGAGGCCAATGAGTTGGAGAGGAAGGAGGCTGTGGTCACCAGTCAGGAGTACCTGCGAACCCACCCAGGGTCCCGGGACCCTGACACCCCCGTCCTCCTCATCAAGCAGGGGTACGAACCCCCCACCTTCACCGGCTGGTTCACCGCCTGGGACCCCTCCAAATGGAGC GGAGGGAAAACTTACGAAGAGCTGAAGAAAGAGTTGGGGGAGGTGACATTCCTCGTAAGGATCACAAAT GAGCAGAATGGTGTTGAGACCAAGAAGAACTTCCAGTCTTACCCACCTAAGGACCTGATCAACAAACTAGCCAATGAGCTGCCTAAGGGTGTCGAACCCACCCAAAAGGAG aAACATCTCTCAGACTCAGACTTCAGTGCCATATTTggaatgtctaaaaacctgtttgccAGCCTGCCTATATGGAAGCAGCTGAGCATTAAAAAAGGCAAAGGCTTATTTTAA
- the LOC115141144 gene encoding probable Bax inhibitor 1 isoform X2 → MNMFDRNIHFDSLFKFSQISRSTQLHLKNVYSSLALCMFVAAAGAYVHVITRLFQGGLLTIMGSLAMMVWLTMTPHCPQTEKKRLAILSGFAFFTGVGLGPTMDYIISINPSIIVTAFLGTSIIFVCFTLSALYAQRRSFLFLWGTLTSGLSILLLVSFLNMFLGSVMLFKAHIYLGLAIMCGFVLFDTQLIIEKAEMGDKDYIWHSVDLFLDFVTIFRKLMVILAMNEKDNKKKK, encoded by the exons ATGAACATGTTTGATCGGAATATACATTTTGATTCCCTTTTTAAATTTTCCCAAAT CTCCCGCTCCACTCAGCTGCACCTGAAGAATGTCTACTCCAGCCTGGCCCTGTGCATGTTTGTGGCTGCAGCTGGAGCCTACGTCCACGTCATCACCAGACTATTCCAG GGTGGGCTGTTGACAATAATGGGCTCCCTGGCCATGATGGTCTGGCTGACGATGACCCCCCACTGCCCTCAGACGGAGAAGAAGAGACTGGCTATCCTCTCTGGCTTTGCCTTCTTCACAG GTGTTGGTTTGGGCCCAACCATGGATTACATCATCTCTATTAACCCTAG CATCATAGTTACAGCCTTCCTGGGGACCTCCATCATCTTTGTGTGCTTCACACTGAGTGCTCTTTACGCCCAGCGTAGGAGCTTCCTCTTCCTCTGGG GTACTCTGACATCCGGATTGTCCATCCTGCTCCTGGTCTCTTTCCTCAACATGTTCCTGGGGTCTGTCATGTTGTTCAAG gcTCACATATACCTTGGCCTGGCCATCATGTGTGGATTTGTGCTATTTGACACTCAACTCATCATTGAGAAGGCTGAGATGGGAGACAAAGACTACATATG GCACTCTGTGGATCTCTTCTTGGACTTTGTGACTATCTTCAGGAAGCTAATGGTTATTCTGGCCATGAATGAGAAG GACaacaagaagaagaagtaa